From the genome of Arvicola amphibius chromosome 9, mArvAmp1.2, whole genome shotgun sequence, one region includes:
- the Mcrs1 gene encoding LOW QUALITY PROTEIN: microspherule protein 1 (The sequence of the model RefSeq protein was modified relative to this genomic sequence to represent the inferred CDS: inserted 4 bases in 3 codons; deleted 9 bases in 8 codons; substituted 1 base at 1 genomic stop codon), whose translation MDKDSQGLLDSSLMASGTASRSEDEESLAGQKRASSQALGTIPKRRSSSRVAGRKKFDDELVESSLAKSSTRVKGASGGESGRCSGSEPSLVRRRGGIALAPDSGTSKSSSLGILPTHPPFSTQGYHEQKEDPHLVKNYAEVNLVGVSKAPSTPVPPSPAPTPGLTKRVKKSKQPLQXTKDLGRWKPADYLLLINAVLQTNDLTSVHRGVKFSCRFTLREVQERWYALLYDPSSPSKLACQAXEAMHPEAIAAIQSKXLFRKAEEQLLSKVGSTSQPTLETFQDLLHRHPDAFYLARTAKALQAHWQLMKQYYLLEDQTVQPLPKGDQVLNFSDAEDLIDDSKLKDMRDEVLEHRYGLTGGRETRDPASWNRKLHKWQVLVDRITGMSSPDFDTRPMAVLRGRMVRYLMRSREITLGRATKDNQIDVDLSLEGPAWKISRKQGVIKLKNNGDFFIANEGRRPIXIDGRPVLCGSKWRLSNNSVVEIASLRFVFLINQDLIALSRGRGCQGSHRQ comes from the exons ATGGACAAAG atTCCCAGGGGCTGCTAGATTCATCCCTGATGGCATCAGGCACTGCCAGCCGTTCAGAGGATGAAGAGTCC CTGGCAGGACAGAAGCGAGCCTCCTCTCAGGCCCTGGGTACTATCCCTAAACGGAGAAGCTCTTCCAGAGTAGCCGG AAGGAAAAAGTTTGATGATGAGCTGGTGGAGAGCAGCCTGGCCAAGTCTTCTACCCGGGTGAAGGGGGCCAGTGGAGGAGAGTCGGGCCGCTGCTCAGGGAGCGAGCCCTCTCTAGTGAGAAGAAGAG GTGGCATTGCTCTGGCCCCAGACAGTGGTACCAGCAAGAGTAGTTCCCTCGGtatcctccccacccaccctccaTTCTCAACCCAAGGATACCACGAGCAGAAAGAAGACCCCCATCTGGTCAAGAATTATGCAGAAGTTAATTTGGTGGGG GTATCCAAGGCCCCCAGCACTCCTGTGCCACCCAGCCCTGCCCCAACCCCTGGACTCACTAAGCGTgtg aagaaaagcaaacagccacTTC TGACGAAGGATCTGGGCCGATGGAAGCCTGCAGAC TACCTCCTACTCATCAATGCTGTGCTGCAG ACCAATGACCTGACATCTGTCCACCGGGGTGTGAAGTTCAGCTGTCGTTTCACCCTTCGGGAAGTT CAAGAGCGTTGGTACGCCCTGCTCTACGACCCGTCATCTCCAAGTAA GCTGGCTTGCCAGGC TGAGGCAATGCACCCAGAAGCCATTGCAGCCATTCAGAGCA GCCTGTTCCGCAAGGCTGAAGAGCAGTTGCTGAGCAAAGTAGGATCG ACCAGCCAGCCCACCTTGGAAACCTTCCAGGACTTGCTACACAGACACCCTGAT GCCTTCTACCTGGCTCGTACTGCCAAGGCTCTGCAGGCCCACTGGCAGCTCATGAAACAGTATTACCTACTTGAGGACCAGACAG TGCAGCCACTGCCTAAGGGGGACCAAGTGCTAAACTTCTCTGATGCAGAGGACCTGATTGACGACAGTAAGCTCAA GGACATGCGAGATGAAGTCCTGGAGCATCGGTA TGGGCTGACCGGCGGCAGAGAAACGAGAGATCCGGCAAGCTGGAACAGGAAACTGCATAAGTGGCAGGTGCTTGTGGACCGCATCACAG GCATGAGCTCTCCAGACTTCGACACCAGACCCATGGCCGTGTTGCGGGGCCGCATG GTGCGATACCTAATGCGTTCTCGTGAG ATCACCCTGGGCAGA GCGACCAAGGACAACCAGATCGATGTGGACCTGTCTCTAGAG GGTCCAGCCTGGAAGATCTCCCGCAAGCA AGGTGTCATCAAGCTGAAAAACAATGGTGACTTCTTCATTGCCAATGAGGGCCGGCGGCCCATCTAGATTGATGGCCGGCCTGTGCTGTGTGGTTCCAAGTGGAGGCTTAGCAACAACTCTGTGGTGGAG ATCGCCAGCCTGAGATTTGTCTTCCTCATCAACCAGGACCTCATTGCCCTCAGCCGGGGCCGAGGCTGCCAAGGATCACACCGCCAGTGA
- the Kcnh3 gene encoding LOW QUALITY PROTEIN: potassium voltage-gated channel subfamily H member 3 (The sequence of the model RefSeq protein was modified relative to this genomic sequence to represent the inferred CDS: inserted 7 bases in 6 codons; deleted 19 bases in 16 codons; substituted 3 bases at 3 genomic stop codons), whose protein sequence is MPAMRGLLAPQNTFLDTIATRFDGTHSNFVLGNAQVAGLFPVVYCSDGFCDLTGFSRAEVMQRGCACSFLYGPDTSELVRQQIRKALDEHKEFKAELILYRKSGLPFWCLLDVIPIKNEKGEVALFLVSHKDISDTKTRGGPDNWKERGGGRRRYGRSGKKGFNANRRRSRAVLYHLSGHLQKQPKGKHKLNKGVFGEKPNLPEYKVAAIRKSPFILLHCGALRATWDGFILLATLYVAVTVPYSVCVSTAREPSAARGPPSVCDLAVEVLFILDIVLNFRTTFVSKSGQVVFXPKSICLHYVTTWFLLDVIAALPFDLLHAFKVNVYVGAHLLKTVRLLRLLRLLPRLDRYSQYSAVVLTLLMAVFALLAHWVACVWFYIGQQEIESSESELPEIGWLQELARRLETPYYLVSRXADEGNSSGQNANCSSRSGSGSEANGTGLELLGGPSLRSAYITSLYFALSSLTSVGFGNVSANTDTEKIFSICTMLIGALMHAVVFGRCTAIIQRMYARRFLYHGRTRDLRDYIRIHRIPKPLKQRMLEYFQATWAVNNGIDTTELLQSLPDELRADIAMHLHKEVLQLPLFEAASRGCLRALSLALRPAFCTPGEYLIHQGDALQALYFVCSGSMEVLKGGTVLAILGRVIXSGCELPQREQVVKANADVKGXDYCVLQCLQLAGLHESLALNPEFAPRFSRGLRGELSYNLGGXGVSAEVRVLGRYSSLSGDNTLMSTLEEKETDGEQGHTVSPATADEPSSPLLSPGCTSSSSAAKLLSPRRPAPRPRLGRQRAAKXDRGLKPEAGPSXHPRTLDGLRFASMPWNVPPDLSPRVVDGIEDGCGSDQHKFSFRVGQSGPECSSSPSPGPESGLLTVPIGTSEARSTDTLDKLRQAVMELSEQVLQMREGCRSLRQAVHLILVPQGEGQCPHVSGEGPVPSAASGLLQPLRVDTGASSYCLQPPAGSVLSGTWPNPRPGHPPPLMAPWPWGPPASQSSPWPRAXALWTSTSDSEPPASGDLCSEPSNPSXSPPPEEEARTGTPAPVSQAEATSTESPLLGQGSRALPWDPHSLEMVLIGCHGPGTVQWTQEEGTGVLDCWPGDQYYKTPATCCSGLGLPAVRLPGWLRGREPRKERCLA, encoded by the exons ATGCCGGCCATGCGGGGGCTCCTGGCGCCACAGAACACCTTTCTGGACACCATCGCCACGCGCTTCGACGGGACGC ACAGTAACTTCGTGCTGGGCAACGCCCAGGTGGCAGGGCTCTTCCCTGTGGTCTACTGCTCGGATGGCTTCTGTGACCTCACGGGCTTCTCCAGGGCTGAGGTCATGCAACGGGGCTGTGCCTGCTCCTTTCTCTATGGGCCAGACACCAGTGAGCTGGTTCGTCAACAGATCCGCAAGGCCCTGGATGAACACAAGGAGTTCAAAGCTGAACTGATCCTGTACCGGAAGAGCG GGCTTCCATTCTGGTGTCTCCTGGATGTGATtcctataaaaaatgaaaagggggaggTGGCCCTCTTCCTGGTCTCTCACAAGGACATCAGTGATACCAAGACCCGCGGAGGACCCGACAACTGGAAGGAAAGAG GTGGTGGCCGGCGCCGATATGGTCGGTCAGGAAAAAAAGGCTTCAATGCCAATCGGCGGCGAAGCCGAGCTGTTCTCTATCACCTCTCTGGCCATCTGCAGAAGCAGCCTAAGGGCAAGCACAAGCTCAATAAG GGAGTGTTTGGAGAGAAGCCAAATTTGCCTGAATATAAAGTCGCTGCCATCCGGAAGTCACCCTTCATCCTGCTGCACTGTGGGGCTCTGAGAGCCACCTGGGATGGCTTCATCCTGCTTGCCACACTCTACGTGGCTGTCACCGTGCCATACagcgtgtgtgtgagcacagcacGGGAGCCCAGCGCTGCCCGTGGCCCACCTAGTGTCTGTGACCTGGCCGTGGAGGTTCTCTTCATCCTTG ATATTGTGCTGAATTTTCGTACCACATTTGTGTCCAAGTCAGGCCAGGTGGTAT GCCCAAAGTCCATTTGCCTCCATTACGTCACCACCTGGTTCCTGCTGGACGTCATAGCGGCGCTGCCCTTTGACCTACTGCACGCCTTCAAGGTCAACGTG TATGTTGGGGCTCACCTGCTGAAGACCGTGCGGCTGCTGCGCTTGCTGCGCCTGCTGCCGAGACTGGACCGGTACTCGCAGTACAGCGCCGTTGTGCTCACCTTGCTCATGGCTGTCTTCGCGCTGCTCGCCCATTGGGTGGCCTGTGTCTGGTTCTACATCGGCCAACAGGAGATTGAGAGCAGCGAATCTGAGCTGCCTGAGATCG GCTGGCTGCAGGAGCTGGCACGCAGGCTGGAGACCCCCTACTATCTCGTGAGCC CTGCAGATGAAGGGAACAGCTCAGGCCAGAACGCAAACTGCAGCAGCAGGAGCGGCAGCGGCAGCGAAGCCAATGGCACTGGGCTGGAGCTTCTGGGCGGTCCCTCCCTACGCAGCGCCTACATCACCTCCTTGTACTTCGCACTCAGCAGCCTCACCAGCGTGGGCTTCGGCAACGTGTCCGCTAACACGGACACTGAGAAGATATTCTCTATCTGCACCATGCTCATTGGAG CTCTAATGCATGCAGTGGTGTTTGGGAGATGT ACGGCCATCATCCAGCGCATGTATGCTCGCCGCTTCCTGTACCAC GGCCGCACCCGTGACCTGCGTGACTACATCCGCATCCACCGTATCCCCAAGCCCCTCAAGCAGCGTATGCTTGAGTACTTCCAAGCCACCTGGGCT GTGAACAACGGCATCGACACTACTGAG CTGCTGCAGAGCCTCCCGGACGAGCTTCGAGCAGACATCGCCATGCACCTGCACAAGGAGGTCCTGCAGCTGCCGCTGTTTGAGGCAGCGAGCCGCGGCTGCCTGCGGGCGCTGTCCCTGGCA CTGAGACCCGCCTTCTGCACACCTGGAGAGTAC CTCATTCACCAAGGTGATGCTCTCCAG GCCCTCTACTTTGTCTGCTCGGGTTCCATGGAAGTCCTCAAAGGTGGCACCGTGCTCGCCATTCTAG GAAGGGTGATCTGATCGGGTTGTGAACTACCCCAGCGGGAGCAGGTAGTGAAGGCCAATGCGGATGTGAAGGG TGACTACTGCGTCCTGCAGTGTCTGCAGCTGGCTGGGCTGCATGAAAGCCTGGCCCTG AACCCTGAGTTCGCCCCACGCTTTAGCCGTGGCCTCCGCGGGGAGCTCAGCTACAACCTGGGGGGCTGAGGTGTCTCTGCAGAGGTAAGGGTGCTGG GTAGATACAGTTCCCTGAGTGGTGACAATACCCTCATGTCCAccctggaggagaaggag acGGACGGGGAACAGGGACACACGGTCTCACCAGCCACAGCAGATGAGCCCTCCAGTCCTCTGCTGTCTCCTGGCtgcacctcctcctcctcagctgcCAAACTCCTATCCCCACGTCGA CCTGCTCCCCGACCAcgtctcgggaggcagagggcggCCAAGTAGGACAGGGGTTTGAAGCCTGAGGCTGGCCCCT GCCATCCAAGGACCCTAGACGGGCTACGGTTTGCCTCCATGCCATGGAATGTACCCCCAGACCTGAGTCCCAG GGTCGTAGATGGCATTGAGGATGGCTGTGGCTCTGACCAGCAC AAGTTCTCTTTCCGAGTGGGTCAGTCTGGCCCAGAATGTAGCAGCAGCCCCTCTCCGGGACCAG AGAGTGGCCTGCTCACCGTCCCCATTGGGACCAGTGAGGCAAGGAGCACAGACACATTGGACAAGCTGCGGCAGGCG GTGATGGAGCTGTCCGAACAGGTGCTACAGATGCGAGAAGGG TGCAGGTCACTTCGCCAGGCTGTGCACCTCATCCTGGTGCCCCAAGGGGAAGGCCAGTGTCCCCATGTATCAGGAGAGGGGCCCGTGCCCAGC GCTGCCTCTGGGCTGCTACAGCCCCTGCGTGTGGACACTGGGGCATCCTCCTATTGCCTGCAGCCCCCAGCAGGCTCTGTCTTGAGTGGGACCTGGCCT AACCCTCGTCCAGGGCACCCCCCTCCCCTCATGGCACCCTGGCCCTGGGGCCCCCCAGCATCTCAGAGCTCCCCCTGGCCTCGAG AAGCTTTATGGACCTCCACCTCAGACTCGGAGCCCCCTGCCTCT GGAGACCTCTGCTCTGAGCCAAGCAACCCCA CATCACCCCCTCCTGAGGAAGAGGCTAGGACTGGGACCCCAGCACCTGTG AGCCAGGCTGAGGCTACCAGTACTGAGAGCCCCCTCCTGGGTCAGGGAAGCCGGGCCTTGCCCTGGGATCCCCACAGCCTAGAGATGGTGCTCATTGGCTGCCACGGTCCTGGCACA GTCCAGTGGACCCAGGAAGAAGGCACAGGAGTCCTGGACTGCTGGCCTGGAGATCAGTACTACAAAAcacctgccacctgctgctctggCCTGGGCCTCCCAGCTGTGCGGCTGCCCGGCTGGCTCAGGGGCAGGGAGCCCAGGAAAGAAAGATGCTTAGCTTAG